CGACACCTCCGGGCTGTCGGCGAGCAGCGCCTCCACCTGCGGCTGCACGTCCGCCACCGGGGTGCCCGGGGCCAGCTGGATGAACCCCTGGTTGGGTTTCGGGATGGCGAAGTCCTTCACCGCCTGCGGCGGCAGCTGCACCGGGCTGGTCAGCTCGGAACTCTCGTAGATGCCGCTGACCGTGTAGGTGCGCGGCTCACCCCGGGAGGCCTGCACGGTCACCCGCGACCCGACGGAGATGTTGCGGGACTCCGCGGCGTCCGAGCTGAACAGCATCTGGTCCGGGCCGAGCCGGCTGATGTCACCGGCGGTCGTCTTGGCCCCGAAGATCCGCTGCAAGGCGGTCACGTCGCTGGACGCGGCCAGCCAGGTGACCTTCCCGTCGACCATGCCCATGTCGCCGTACTCGCCGTCGGCCAGCTGCACCCCGGGCAGCGCGGCGACCTTCGTCAGCACCGCCGGGTCGAAGCTCGCCGGACGCGGACCGGTCGACGCCCCGGAGATCACCAGCTCGGCCTTGATGGTGTCCTGGGCCAGCGCGCCGATGCTGCCCTTCGCCGAGTCCAGGATCACCGTCACCCCGGTCACCAGGGCGATGCCGACCATCAGCGCCGCCGCGGTGATCGCCGTCCGGCGCGGGTTGCGGCCGGAGTTGAGCCGGCCCAGCTTGCCCGGCACCGACCAGGCGAAGACCGCCCCCAGCAGGGACACCACCGGGCGGCTGATCAGTGGGGTCAGCAGCGCCACCCCGATGAAGGCGAACAGCACCCCGCCCAGGATGACCGGCAGCGTGTTGTCCCCGGCGTTGCCGCTGAGCCCGAGGAACAACAGCACCGCCCCGATCCCGGTGACCACCCCGCCGGTCACTGTCACCCGGGTCAACGGCCGGTCCGGGTTGGCCACGTCCTGCATCGCCGCGATCGGCGGGATACGCGCCGCCCGCAGCGCCGGCAACAGCGCCGCCACCACCGTGATCACCAGGCCGACCGCGAACGAGCCGACCACCGCCGACGCCGGCACCCCGATCCCGGCCAGCGTCAACCCACCGGCCAGGTTGCCGAAGACGTACGCCAGCAGCGCGCCGATGCCGATGCCGGCGCCCAGCCCCAGCACCGAGGCGATCAGTCCGATCGCCACCGCCTCCAGCACCACCGAACCGATGATCTGCCGGCCGCTGGCCCCGATCGCCCGCATCAACGCCAGCTCCCGGGTCCGCTGGGCCACGATGATCGAGAAGGTGTTGAGGATGAGGAACGTGCCCACCAGCAGCGCGACGGCGGCGAACCCGAGCAGGATCTTGTTGAAGAAGGACAGCCCCTCCTTCAGGCTCGCCGAGGCGTCCGCCGACAACTGCGCGCCGGTCTTGACCTCGAAGTCACCGCCGAGCGTGCGGGCCAGGTCGTCGCGCAACGCGGCGTCGCTGACCCCGTCGGCCGCCCGGACCGTGACGTTGGTGAAGACGTCCTGCTCGCCGAGCAGCAGCCGCTGCGCCACCGGCGTGGTGAAGGCGACCTCGTTGACCCCGCCGATCGAGTCCCGGTCACCGCTGTACCCGAAGATCCCGACCAGGGTGAAGGTCTGCTTCGGCGCCAGCGGGGTCAGCACCCCGACCCGGTCGCCGACCTTCACCTTGCCCGCCTTCGCCAGCGCCGCGTTGACGACGATCTCGCCGTCCGCCCGGGGCTCGTGCCCCTCGCGCAGCTTCACCAGGTCGCTCTCGCCCTGCCAGTTCGACCCGAGCTGCGGCGGCCCGAACGAGGTGACCACCTTGCCGTTGCTGCCGATCAGCTGGGCGCCGTCGGTGGTGACCACGCCGGTGGCCCCGGCGACCCCGGCGACCGCGTCGATCCGCTGCACCGTCGCCGCCGGCACGGTCGCGGGCACCTGCTCACCCTGCATCTCGCTGAGCGCCACCTTGGGCTTGCCGGCGACGTTGACGTCGACACCCTCGTACGCGTCGGCGAAGACCGCGTCGAACGAGCGGCCCAGCGTGTCGGTGAGCACGAACGCCCCCGAGACGAACATGACGCCCAGCACCACGGCCAGGCCGGACAGCAGCAGGCGCACCTTGCGCGCCAGCAGACTCTTGAGGGTGGCCCGCAACATCAGCCGGCCACCTCGACCGGGGTGTCCAGCTTCTTCATGGTGTCCAGCACCGTGTCGGCGGTCGGCTCGATCAGCTCCGAGACGATCTGCCCGTCGGCCAGGAAGACCACCCGGTCGGCGTACGCGGCGGCGGTCGGGTCGTGGGTGACCATCACGATGGTCTGGCCGTGCTCGCGTACCGAGTTGCGCAGGAAGTGGAGCACCTCCGCGCCGGAGCGGGAGTCCAGGTTGCCGGTCGGCTCGTCGGCGAAGATCACCTCAGGGCGGGCGACCAGCGCCCGCGCGCAGGCGACCCGCTGCTGCTGGCCGCCGGAGAGCTGCGAGGGCCGGTGTCCCAGCCGGTCCCGCAGGCCCACCGTGTCGATCACCGTGTCGAACCAGGCCGGATCGGGCTTGCGGCCGGCGATCGACATCGGCAGCAGGATGTTCTCCTGGGCGGTGAGCGTGGGCAGCAGGTTGAACTGCTGGAAGATGAAACCCACCTTGTCCCGACGCAGCTTCGTCAGGCCCGAGTCACCCAGCCCGGTCACCGTGGTGTCGCCGATCTGCACGGTTCCCTTGCTCACCGAGTCCAGCCCGGCCAGGCAGTGCATCAACGTCGACTTGCCCGAGCCCGACGGGCCCATGATCGCGGTGAACCTGCCCCGCTCGAACTCGACGCTGACCCCGCGCAGCGCGGCGACCTGCGCCTCGCCGGTGCCGTAGACCTTCCACACGTCGTTCGCCCGGGCCGCGGCCGGCGATTGCCGGCCTACCGTCTCGGTCACGTCATCTACCTCTTCCGTCTGGCTGTGTCGTCCCCACCGCCCCCGCTGGCCGGTGGGGTTGGTCCCATCCTCGGTGCCGGTCGGCGGGTATCCGTCCGACCACGGGCGGACCCGAGGCGGATTTACCGCTGCGGGTCGGCCCGGAGACCGCCTCAGGGTTGCCCCTGAGTCGACGGTCGACCGCGCTACGCCCCACCGGCCGGCGGGACGTCGGCGTCGACGCTAGGACCTGACGTTCCGTCATGGTCAACCGCGCCGCGCCGTCTTTCGTCACGGTAGGTGAGCACGGCAACGCCGTCGTCGCCCCGCCGTCCCTACTCCGGGTACGCCCTGCGGTGGACCCGGCACCACCCGGCTACGCCTTGGGGCGGACCAGCCCCGACTCGTACGCCAGCACCACCGCCTGCACCCGGTCGCGCAGCCGCAGCTTGGTCAGCACGTGCCCGACGTGGGTCTTGATGGTCGTCTCGCTGACCGACAGCGCGGCGGCGATCTCCGCGTTGGACAGCCCCCGGGCCACCTGGACGAGGACCTCCCGTTCCCGCTCGGTCAACGTGCCCAGCGCCTTCGGCGGGGTCGCCGCCGGGTCGGGCAGTGCGGTGGCGAACCGGTCGAGCAGCCGTCTGAGGATGCGCGGCGCCACCACCGCCTCCCCGGCGGCCACCGTCCGGATGGCGGTGACCAGGTCCTCGGCCGGGACGTCCTTGGCCAGGAAGCCGCTCGCTCCGGCCCGCAGCGCCCCCACCACGTACTCGTCGAGGTCGAAGGTGGTGAGGATGAGCACCCGCACCGGCAGTCGGGCGTCGACGATCGCCCGGGTCGCGGCCACCCCGTCCATCCGGGGCATCCGGATGTCCATCAGCACCACGTCGGGTAGCAGCCGGCGGGACAGCTCCACCGCCTCCTGGCCGTCCCCGGCCTCGGCCACGATGTCCAGGTCGTCCTCGGTGCCCAGCACCATCCGGAACCCGGTGCGCAGCAACGGCTGGTCGTCGGCGAGCAGAACCCGCACCGGCCGGCCCGACGAGGGCCGCCCCTCGTCCCGCGGGAAGGGCGGGGCACCGCCGTGCGTCTCGCCCATCTGCTGTCCCCGTTCCGCCGTCATGCCGGGACCGTCCCGACCGGTTCCACCGGAATTCTCGCGTACACCCGGAAGCCGCCGCCGGGCCGTGGCCCGATCCGCAGGGTTCCACCGTAGAGGGCGACCCGTTCCCGCATGCCGACCAGTCCGTGCCCGATCCGCTCGGGCCCCGGGGCCGGACCCCGGCCCGTGTCGGTGACCTCCACGACCAGGCCGCCCGCGTCGACCCCCAGCCGGACCGTGGCGACGGCCGTCCCGGCGTGCTTGAGCGCGTTGGTCAGCGCCTCCTGCACGATCCGGTAGACGGTCAGCGACACGCCCTCCTCGACCACCGGCACCGGGTCCGCGACCTCCAGGACGACCGGCAGCCCCGCCTCGCGTACCTGGTCCACCAGCATGGCGATGCCGGCCAGACCGGGCTGCGGGGTGAGGTCGGCGGCCGGCTCCGCGTCGGTGCGCAGCACGTCGAGCAACCGGCGCAGCTCCCGCAGCGTGGCCCGGCTGGTGTCCTCGATGGTGGTGATCGCCTCGTCGGCGGCGGCCAGGTCCCGGCGCAGCACCCGCCGCGCCCCGGTGGCCAGCACCCCCATCACGCTGACGTGGTGGGCCACCACGTCGTGCAGCTCGCGGGCGATCCGCCGCCGTTCGTCGGCCACCGCCTGCTCGGCCAGCGAGCGCTGGTTCTCCTCGGCCACCCGGGCCCGCTCCCGCAACGCCCGCAGCGAGATGCGCCGGGACCGCACCGCCCGCCCCACCGCGTAGGCGAGCAACGCGGTGAGCAGGTTGTTGAGCACCAGGTACGCCGGGCCGACGTCGAGCCCGGTCTCCAGCGGAGCGAGCACGTTGAGCGCCGCCACCGGCGTCCAGAGCAGGACCGTGGCGACGACCGCCGCCGACACCGTCCGCCCGACCGCCATCGTGTACGTCAGCACCAGGAACGTCAGGCTCTGGGTGGTCGGAGCGGTCCCGAGCAGCGCCGGCACCGTCAGGGTGGCCAGCGCGGCGGCCACCGCCGGCCACGGGGCGACCCGGCGCAGTGCCACCGGTGCCGCGCACAGCACGCTCCACACCAGCATGGACGGCAGCTGCCGGGGCCAGAACTCGCGCGGGGTGAGCAGGACGAAGAGGGCGTCCAGCACCACCAGCGCGACGGCGAAGAGGGTGTCACCGGCCAGCGGCCGGCGTACCCACCACCGCCCCGGTTCCTCGGTCATACCGCGACGCTAGCCGCCCGCCGGGCCGTGAGGTCGTCGCCGACGACGAACCTCGTCTCCTCCTCGCGGACGAGCCCGCCTCCGCCCCGCGGCTCGGCGGCCGCCGTCACCCGTCGGGGCCCGGAGTGACCGCCACCCGTCGGGCACGGGCGGCTCGTCACCCGCCGGCACCCCTGGTGACCGTCACTCGTCGGCGCCCGGGACGGCCGGTCGGGACCGGGCGTCGCGCAGCGGGTCGGCCGCCGCGGCCCGCTGCGGGAACGGCGGCGGGGTGCCGCCGAAGGCCGGGCAGTGCGCCTGGTGGCTGCACCAGTCGCAGAGCCGGCTCGGCCGGGGCCGGAAATCCTGCCGGGCGGTGGCCTGCTCGATGGCCTGCCAGAGCGCCACCACGGTGCGCTCGAAGCGGAGCAGCTCCTCGGCGTCGGGGGAGTAGTCGCAGACCTCGGCGTCCTTGAGGTAGAGCAGGCGCAGCACCCGGGGCACCACACCCCGGGTGCGCCACAGCACCAGGGCGTAGAACTTCAACTGGAACAGCGCCCGTGCCTCGAACGCCTCCCTCGGGGCGCCGCCGGTCTTGTAGTCGACCACCCGCAGCGCCCCGTCCGGGGCCACGTCGAGACGGTCGAGATAGCCCCGGATGAGCAGCTCGTCGTCGACCACCGCGGAGATCAGGCTCTCCCGCTCGGCGGGCTCCAGCCGGCGCGGATCCTCCACCGCGAAGTAGCCCTCCAGCAGCGCCGCCGCCGACCGGAGGAACCCGGCGGTGCCCGCCTCGTCGGCCGGGTCGAACAGACCGGCCAGCTCGGGCTGCCCGGCGACCAGCCGGTCCCACTGCGGGCCGACCAGGTCACCGGCCGCGTCAGGGGTACGACCGCCCGCCGGCAGGTCGAACAACCGCTCCAGCACCGCGTGCACCAGGGTGCCCCGGGCCTGCTCGATGCTGGGGCGCTCGGGCAGCCGGTCGATGCTGCGGAACCGGTAGAGCAGCGGGCAGGTCTTGAAGTCGGCGGCCCGTGACGGCGACAGCGAGGCCCGGACCGTGGCGGGCAACGCCGCCGGGGAATGCTGCTGGTCGATCACCGGATCCGCCGTCATGCCCCGAAGGTTAGGTCACCGGTCCGACAGGTCCGCGCTCGCCGCACCGGGCATGATCGCCTGGCGCGTAGCATCGGGCCGGTGGAGTCCCGTCCCCCCGCGCCCCGCCGGCGTACCGGCCTGACCGTCGGCCGGGTGTTCGGGGTGCCGTTGCACCTCAACGTGTCGATGCTGCTGCTGACCCTGCTGGTGACGGTCACCTACGCCGAGTTCGCCCGGGACCGGCTCGGGTTGTCCCCGCTCGGCGGCTACCTGATCGGCCTGGGCTTCGTGGTGTCACTGCTCGGCTCGGTCCTGCTGCACGAGCTGGGGCACGCGCTGACCGCCCGCCGGTACGGCATCGGTGTGCGCGGGATCACCCTGGAACTGCTCGGCGGCTACACCGAGATGGAGCGGGACGCCCCCACCCCCCGGGTGGAACTGCTGGTCGCCCTGGCCGGGCCGGCCGTGTCGGCGGTGCTCGGCGGGATCGCCGTGGCCGCCACGCTGGCCACCCCCGACCACACCCTGGCCCGCCAGCTCGCCCTGCAACTGGCGCTGAGCAACGTGATCGTGGCGGTCTTCAACGTGCTGCCCGGCCTGCCCCTGGACGGTGGCCGGGCGCTGCGCGCCGTGCTGTGGCGGATCACCCGGGACCGGCACCGGGCCACCGAGGCCGCCGGCTGGGTCGGCCGGGCCGTCGCGGTCGGCACCGCCGCCCTGGTCGTGCTGCTCACCGTGCAGCGGATCCTGGCCCCGCTGGCGTTGCCGCTGATGCTGCTGGTGGCGGTCACCCTCTGGCGCGGCGCCGGCCAGTCGATCCGGTACGCCCGGATCAGCCGCCGGGTTCCGCTGATCGACCTGCCCCGGCTGACCCGACCGGTCTTCGCCGTACCCACCGGCACGCCGCTGGCCGAGGCGCAGCGCCGGCACGCCGTCGACGGCCCGCCCGCCTCGGCCGTCCTCGTGGTCGACGGCACCGGCCGGCCGGTCGCCCTGGTCGACCCGGCGGCGGCGGACGCCGTACCGCCGGATCGTCGGCCGTGGCTGGCGGTGGACGCGGTGGCCCGGTCGCTGGCCGCCCTGCCGACCCTGCCGCACGATCTCGACGGCGAGCGGGTGCTGGCGGCCGTCCAGGCCCACCCGGGCGCGCGGTTCCTGGTGACGGCAGGCGAAGATGTCGTCGG
Above is a window of Micromonospora rifamycinica DNA encoding:
- a CDS encoding ABC transporter permease is translated as MLRATLKSLLARKVRLLLSGLAVVLGVMFVSGAFVLTDTLGRSFDAVFADAYEGVDVNVAGKPKVALSEMQGEQVPATVPAATVQRIDAVAGVAGATGVVTTDGAQLIGSNGKVVTSFGPPQLGSNWQGESDLVKLREGHEPRADGEIVVNAALAKAGKVKVGDRVGVLTPLAPKQTFTLVGIFGYSGDRDSIGGVNEVAFTTPVAQRLLLGEQDVFTNVTVRAADGVSDAALRDDLARTLGGDFEVKTGAQLSADASASLKEGLSFFNKILLGFAAVALLVGTFLILNTFSIIVAQRTRELALMRAIGASGRQIIGSVVLEAVAIGLIASVLGLGAGIGIGALLAYVFGNLAGGLTLAGIGVPASAVVGSFAVGLVITVVAALLPALRAARIPPIAAMQDVANPDRPLTRVTVTGGVVTGIGAVLLFLGLSGNAGDNTLPVILGGVLFAFIGVALLTPLISRPVVSLLGAVFAWSVPGKLGRLNSGRNPRRTAITAAALMVGIALVTGVTVILDSAKGSIGALAQDTIKAELVISGASTGPRPASFDPAVLTKVAALPGVQLADGEYGDMGMVDGKVTWLAASSDVTALQRIFGAKTTAGDISRLGPDQMLFSSDAAESRNISVGSRVTVQASRGEPRTYTVSGIYESSELTSPVQLPPQAVKDFAIPKPNQGFIQLAPGTPVADVQPQVEALLADSPEVSVADRDAFIAQQTGSLDSLLTMIQILLALAIVIAVLGIVNTLALSVLERTRELGLLRAIGLRRAQTMRMITVEAVVISVFGALLGIVVGVGLGAAVVRALKDDGITDLILPWGQMGLFLLLAAVIGVVAAVLPAIRAARINVLGAIAHD
- a CDS encoding ABC transporter ATP-binding protein, which produces MTETVGRQSPAAARANDVWKVYGTGEAQVAALRGVSVEFERGRFTAIMGPSGSGKSTLMHCLAGLDSVSKGTVQIGDTTVTGLGDSGLTKLRRDKVGFIFQQFNLLPTLTAQENILLPMSIAGRKPDPAWFDTVIDTVGLRDRLGHRPSQLSGGQQQRVACARALVARPEVIFADEPTGNLDSRSGAEVLHFLRNSVREHGQTIVMVTHDPTAAAYADRVVFLADGQIVSELIEPTADTVLDTMKKLDTPVEVAG
- a CDS encoding response regulator, encoding MVLGTEDDLDIVAEAGDGQEAVELSRRLLPDVVLMDIRMPRMDGVAATRAIVDARLPVRVLILTTFDLDEYVVGALRAGASGFLAKDVPAEDLVTAIRTVAAGEAVVAPRILRRLLDRFATALPDPAATPPKALGTLTEREREVLVQVARGLSNAEIAAALSVSETTIKTHVGHVLTKLRLRDRVQAVVLAYESGLVRPKA
- a CDS encoding sensor histidine kinase, which translates into the protein MTEEPGRWWVRRPLAGDTLFAVALVVLDALFVLLTPREFWPRQLPSMLVWSVLCAAPVALRRVAPWPAVAAALATLTVPALLGTAPTTQSLTFLVLTYTMAVGRTVSAAVVATVLLWTPVAALNVLAPLETGLDVGPAYLVLNNLLTALLAYAVGRAVRSRRISLRALRERARVAEENQRSLAEQAVADERRRIARELHDVVAHHVSVMGVLATGARRVLRRDLAAADEAITTIEDTSRATLRELRRLLDVLRTDAEPAADLTPQPGLAGIAMLVDQVREAGLPVVLEVADPVPVVEEGVSLTVYRIVQEALTNALKHAGTAVATVRLGVDAGGLVVEVTDTGRGPAPGPERIGHGLVGMRERVALYGGTLRIGPRPGGGFRVYARIPVEPVGTVPA
- a CDS encoding RecB family exonuclease, with amino-acid sequence MTADPVIDQQHSPAALPATVRASLSPSRAADFKTCPLLYRFRSIDRLPERPSIEQARGTLVHAVLERLFDLPAGGRTPDAAGDLVGPQWDRLVAGQPELAGLFDPADEAGTAGFLRSAAALLEGYFAVEDPRRLEPAERESLISAVVDDELLIRGYLDRLDVAPDGALRVVDYKTGGAPREAFEARALFQLKFYALVLWRTRGVVPRVLRLLYLKDAEVCDYSPDAEELLRFERTVVALWQAIEQATARQDFRPRPSRLCDWCSHQAHCPAFGGTPPPFPQRAAAADPLRDARSRPAVPGADE
- a CDS encoding site-2 protease family protein, which gives rise to MESRPPAPRRRTGLTVGRVFGVPLHLNVSMLLLTLLVTVTYAEFARDRLGLSPLGGYLIGLGFVVSLLGSVLLHELGHALTARRYGIGVRGITLELLGGYTEMERDAPTPRVELLVALAGPAVSAVLGGIAVAATLATPDHTLARQLALQLALSNVIVAVFNVLPGLPLDGGRALRAVLWRITRDRHRATEAAGWVGRAVAVGTAALVVLLTVQRILAPLALPLMLLVAVTLWRGAGQSIRYARISRRVPLIDLPRLTRPVFAVPTGTPLAEAQRRHAVDGPPASAVLVVDGTGRPVALVDPAAADAVPPDRRPWLAVDAVARSLAALPTLPHDLDGERVLAAVQAHPGARFLVTAGEDVVGVLHIADLAQVLEPTRKMNR